A portion of the Elusimicrobiota bacterium genome contains these proteins:
- a CDS encoding class I SAM-dependent methyltransferase, which yields MENGTVRLERAEAARIRRVARERLPEGLPLLLLRQAWAELVVTIGGRLRFREGVNTRAVRAYCAMTVAEFEGVNARQRWANWRVIPRNLHGRLPGRSCRAVDLCAGVGDSAEVLAYWLPEGSEILGLEYNPEFVRRARSRVYRDAAGRPVKTAFRAQSVLETFRDAAGARVPGGSVDLVNCCGALALNFNESEIDALAAEIARVLRPDGLAAIDAPASGEGKERMIRLFARSRFEALGSVQSCLFDRFAQICFRRGGRP from the coding sequence TTGGAGAACGGGACTGTCCGCCTGGAGCGGGCGGAGGCGGCGCGCATCCGCCGGGTCGCGCGCGAGCGCCTCCCGGAGGGCCTGCCGCTTCTGCTCCTCCGTCAGGCGTGGGCGGAGCTCGTCGTCACGATCGGAGGCCGCCTCCGGTTCCGCGAAGGCGTGAACACGCGCGCCGTCCGGGCGTACTGCGCCATGACCGTGGCGGAGTTCGAGGGGGTCAACGCGCGCCAGAGATGGGCGAACTGGAGGGTCATCCCGCGCAACCTTCACGGCCGCCTCCCCGGCCGCTCGTGCCGCGCCGTGGACCTGTGCGCGGGCGTCGGCGATTCGGCCGAGGTCCTGGCCTATTGGCTGCCCGAGGGCTCGGAGATCCTGGGGCTCGAGTACAACCCCGAGTTCGTCCGCCGAGCCCGGAGCCGGGTCTACCGCGACGCCGCGGGCCGCCCCGTCAAGACCGCCTTCCGCGCCCAGTCGGTCCTCGAGACCTTCCGCGACGCCGCGGGGGCGCGCGTCCCGGGGGGGAGCGTGGACCTGGTCAACTGCTGCGGGGCCCTCGCGCTGAACTTCAACGAGAGCGAGATCGACGCGCTCGCGGCGGAGATCGCCCGCGTGCTGCGCCCGGACGGCCTCGCCGCGATCGACGCGCCCGCCTCCGGCGAGGGCAAGGAGCGGATGATCCGCCTCTTCGCCCGGAGCCGTTTCGAGGCGCTGGGCAGCGTCCAAAGCTGCCTCTTCGACCGCTTCGCGCAGATATGCTTCCGCCGGGGAGGCCGGCCATGA